Proteins from a single region of Clostridia bacterium:
- a CDS encoding TIGR01212 family radical SAM protein (This family includes YhcC from E. coli K-12, an uncharacterized radical SAM protein.), with the protein MYYKYSEYLKEKYKEKVYKLPVNLPLTCPNRDGTKGFGGCIFCSEIGAGFETKKASVPIKTQLKENMAYIGKKYNAKKFIAYFQNFSNTYLPPDEFYRNLKEASQFENIVEIAVSTRPDCITKAHLESAKKIKDEYGVEIMFEMGLQTANDNSLKILNRGHTVYDFENSAGLIHEYGFLVGAHVILGLFTDTIEDVKNTALFLNKCKVDNIKCHSLYILKNTRLFGMYEKGEIKLKTKEEFIDEVFVFLAYLNPQCAVQRLLGRAPKEDTVFENWGHSWRKIHNEIEERMRKTNFCQGQSLKLK; encoded by the coding sequence ATGTATTATAAATATTCAGAGTATCTTAAAGAAAAATACAAAGAAAAAGTATATAAACTTCCTGTTAATCTTCCCCTTACCTGCCCTAACAGAGACGGTACAAAGGGGTTTGGCGGGTGCATTTTCTGCTCCGAAATAGGTGCAGGGTTTGAAACTAAAAAAGCAAGTGTGCCTATAAAGACACAACTTAAAGAGAATATGGCATATATCGGGAAAAAATACAATGCAAAAAAGTTTATTGCTTATTTTCAAAATTTTTCAAACACTTATCTTCCGCCTGATGAGTTTTATAGAAACTTAAAAGAGGCATCCCAGTTTGAAAACATTGTAGAAATTGCAGTTTCTACCCGTCCTGACTGTATTACAAAGGCTCATCTTGAGAGTGCAAAAAAGATAAAGGACGAATACGGTGTTGAAATAATGTTTGAAATGGGGCTTCAGACTGCAAATGACAATTCTCTTAAAATTCTTAACCGTGGGCATACAGTATATGATTTTGAAAATTCGGCAGGTCTTATTCATGAATATGGCTTTTTAGTTGGTGCGCATGTAATTTTAGGGTTATTTACCGATACGATAGAAGACGTTAAAAACACTGCCCTGTTTTTAAATAAATGTAAAGTAGACAATATAAAATGCCATTCTTTATACATACTTAAAAACACACGACTTTTTGGAATGTATGAAAAAGGCGAAATAAAACTTAAAACCAAAGAGGAATTTATAGATGAAGTGTTTGTTTTTCTTGCTTACCTAAACCCTCAATGTGCTGTTCAAAGGTTACTTGGAAGAGCGCCAAAGGAAGACACTGTTTTTGAAAACTGGGGGCATAGTTGGAGAAAGATACATAACGAAATTGAAGAAAGAATGAGAAAGACAAACTTTTGTCAAGGTCAAAGTTTAAAATTAAAATAA
- a CDS encoding ROK family protein, giving the protein MYYLGIDFGGTNIAAGIVDEKGNIINKGSTPTLKEREPSKIIDDMATLSQKIVKEASLSMDDIYGVGVGCPGIVDNKEGIIKHLSNIGMTNVPISEMLGKKLNKKVSIGNDANAAALGEYILYGEGCDSFVFVTLGTGVGGGIIINSKIYSGFNGAGAELGHMKIEVDGAPCTCGCSGCWEQYASVSALIRFTKEAMDKNPDSLMHKWVKDNNFKVSGRTSFDCAKKGDKAAQEVVDKYIGYIGCGVTSIINVLQPQKIVIGGGISKEGDYLLKPLKEIVYFCKYNNYVEKTKIEIAKLYNDAGIIGAAFLAMN; this is encoded by the coding sequence ATGTATTACTTAGGAATAGATTTTGGGGGAACAAATATTGCCGCAGGAATAGTAGATGAAAAGGGCAACATTATAAATAAAGGGTCAACTCCTACTTTGAAAGAAAGAGAGCCATCAAAGATAATTGATGATATGGCAACACTATCACAAAAAATCGTAAAAGAAGCATCTCTTAGTATGGATGATATATACGGTGTGGGAGTGGGATGCCCTGGGATAGTTGATAATAAAGAGGGGATAATAAAGCATTTAAGCAATATAGGGATGACCAATGTGCCTATATCAGAAATGTTAGGAAAAAAACTTAACAAAAAGGTAAGTATAGGAAACGATGCCAACGCAGCAGCATTAGGCGAGTATATTTTATATGGTGAAGGGTGCGACAGTTTTGTTTTCGTAACATTGGGGACAGGCGTCGGAGGAGGTATAATAATAAACTCCAAGATTTACAGTGGCTTTAACGGAGCAGGAGCAGAACTCGGGCATATGAAAATTGAAGTTGACGGTGCACCTTGTACTTGCGGATGTTCAGGTTGCTGGGAGCAGTATGCATCTGTAAGTGCGCTTATACGCTTTACAAAAGAGGCTATGGATAAAAACCCTGATTCTTTAATGCATAAATGGGTTAAGGATAATAACTTTAAAGTAAGCGGAAGAACATCATTTGACTGTGCGAAAAAAGGGGACAAGGCTGCACAGGAAGTAGTGGATAAATATATAGGATATATAGGATGCGGTGTTACATCTATTATAAATGTATTACAGCCTCAAAAAATTGTTATAGGCGGAGGAATATCCAAAGAGGGAGATTATCTTCTAAAGCCTTTAAAAGAAATTGTTTATTTTTGCAAATATAATAATTATGTAGAAAAGACCAAAATAGAAATTGCTAAATTATATAATGATGCAGGAATTATTGGTGCAGCATTTCTTGCAATGAATTAA
- a CDS encoding phosphoribosylaminoimidazolesuccinocarboxamide synthase, producing MKKIYTGKTKDVYSLDNGNVMLKFKDDCTGKDGVFDPGENSVGLTIDGIGKANLETSIHYFELLKEAGIKTHYVGANIEDATMEVLPATVFGHGLEVICRLVATGSFIRRYGEYIEDGTVLDGGYVECTFKNDEKGDPLVTKEGLVALKVMSDEMFESMKEQTLKITKIVADDLKTIGLDLWDIKFEFGFNKDEVILIDEIASGNMRVYKDGKIVDPVELTKLILNRN from the coding sequence ATGAAAAAGATTTACACAGGTAAAACAAAAGATGTTTACAGTTTAGATAACGGAAACGTTATGTTAAAATTCAAAGACGACTGTACAGGCAAAGACGGAGTTTTTGACCCAGGTGAAAACTCAGTTGGTCTTACAATAGACGGTATCGGTAAAGCTAATCTTGAAACATCTATTCACTATTTTGAACTTCTTAAAGAAGCAGGTATAAAAACTCACTATGTTGGTGCAAATATAGAAGATGCTACAATGGAAGTTCTTCCTGCTACTGTTTTCGGACACGGTTTGGAAGTTATCTGCAGATTGGTTGCAACAGGAAGTTTTATAAGAAGATACGGTGAATACATTGAAGACGGAACAGTTTTAGACGGCGGATATGTTGAATGTACATTTAAAAATGACGAAAAAGGCGACCCGTTAGTTACAAAAGAAGGTCTTGTTGCTCTTAAGGTTATGAGTGATGAAATGTTTGAAAGCATGAAAGAACAGACTTTAAAAATCACAAAAATTGTTGCTGACGATTTAAAAACTATCGGTCTTGACCTTTGGGATATTAAATTTGAATTTGGCTTTAATAAAGATGAAGTTATCTTAATTGATGAAATTGCTTCAGGTAATATGAGAGTTTATAAAGACGGTAAAATCGTTGACCCTGTTGAACTTACAAAACTTATATTAAACAGAAACTAA
- a CDS encoding TIGR04086 family membrane protein, whose protein sequence is MNIIDLRRSVISALVGIILTVILFLLFTLLTAMSVIPDGAIKTISIIITVFSAFASGFLTSKNVYEYGLLNGLATGLIYFLMLFVLSIIVTLSFSFTSSLFIRFLLIIIASGFGGILGINVRANRQRQRRRRSAYRRV, encoded by the coding sequence ATGAATATTATTGATTTAAGAAGGTCAGTTATAAGTGCTTTGGTAGGCATTATATTAACCGTAATTTTATTTTTACTTTTTACTTTACTTACTGCTATGTCTGTAATTCCTGACGGAGCGATAAAAACAATTTCTATAATCATTACTGTTTTTTCTGCTTTTGCATCAGGCTTTTTAACATCTAAAAATGTATATGAATACGGTCTTTTAAACGGACTTGCTACCGGTCTTATATATTTTCTTATGCTTTTTGTTTTAAGCATTATAGTTACTCTTAGTTTCTCTTTTACATCTTCTTTATTCATCCGTTTTCTGCTTATTATAATTGCATCAGGCTTTGGCGGAATTTTAGGAATAAATGTAAGAGCAAACAGACAAAGACAAAGACGAAGAAGAAGTGCATACAGAAGAGTATAA
- a CDS encoding aminotransferase class V-fold PLP-dependent enzyme: protein MIYLDNAATTNKKPCAVLKAVISELKNSANPGRSSHFLGVKSLDKILKTREILARLFKLSHPENFILTPNATYGLNFVIKGYLKPYDHCITTSMEHNSVIRPLNSIKNLDITFVRGDKFGFISPDSIVEHIKENTKLIIINHASNVNGIIQDVETIAKKVAPFNIPILIDASQTAGILDTDWSLFSFIAFPGHKSLYGPQGTGAVYIKPGMELETIIEGGTGSNSQLTTNPLELPDRFESGTLNTPGFCGLYEGVNFILNEGTDAILKYEHYLCYNLLCNLYNMENITVYSPFDINKINNTICFNINGKDSSTVAEILNSKFNIATRPGFHCAYPAHETLGTKNQGSVRVSVSYFNTISEINYFVDSIYKIRTSV, encoded by the coding sequence ATGATTTATCTTGATAACGCGGCAACTACCAATAAAAAACCGTGTGCAGTCTTAAAAGCTGTTATATCCGAACTTAAAAATAGCGCTAACCCCGGTAGGTCATCCCACTTTCTAGGTGTAAAATCACTTGATAAAATTTTAAAAACAAGGGAAATTCTTGCCCGTCTTTTTAAACTTTCACACCCTGAAAATTTCATTTTAACCCCTAATGCCACTTACGGTCTTAATTTTGTGATAAAAGGTTATTTAAAACCATACGACCATTGTATAACAACTTCTATGGAGCATAATTCGGTAATACGCCCTCTTAACTCTATAAAAAACCTTGATATAACTTTTGTAAGGGGAGATAAATTCGGTTTTATTTCTCCGGATAGTATAGTAGAGCACATTAAAGAGAACACAAAACTAATAATTATCAATCACGCTTCAAATGTCAATGGTATTATTCAGGATGTTGAAACAATCGCAAAGAAAGTTGCACCTTTTAATATCCCCATTTTAATAGATGCTTCGCAGACCGCAGGTATTTTAGACACAGACTGGAGCCTATTTTCTTTTATTGCTTTTCCAGGGCATAAAAGTCTTTACGGTCCTCAGGGAACAGGCGCAGTTTATATAAAGCCTGGAATGGAACTTGAAACCATAATAGAGGGCGGAACAGGAAGCAACTCACAACTTACAACCAACCCCTTAGAACTTCCTGACCGTTTTGAAAGTGGAACTTTAAATACTCCAGGGTTTTGCGGGTTATATGAAGGCGTAAACTTTATTTTAAATGAGGGAACCGATGCCATTTTAAAATATGAGCATTATCTTTGCTATAATCTTCTTTGCAATCTTTATAATATGGAGAATATAACAGTATATTCCCCTTTTGATATAAATAAAATCAATAATACTATATGTTTTAATATAAATGGTAAAGACAGTTCAACGGTGGCTGAAATTTTAAACAGTAAATTTAACATTGCAACACGCCCTGGATTTCACTGTGCTTATCCTGCTCATGAAACACTGGGCACTAAAAATCAGGGCTCTGTCAGGGTAAGTGTTTCCTATTTTAATACTATATCTGAAATAAACTACTTTGTAGACTCTATATATAAAATAAGAACCTCTGTGTAA